Genomic DNA from Corylus avellana chromosome ca4, CavTom2PMs-1.0:
TGCTTTAGGAAAGATATGCATATAGACGTTCTTTTAGTCATATGGCTATTGATTAATTATTactttctatatataaaaagctaaatatattttgaaatgacTTTCTATAAAAACCCAATTATCATCAGAACCTCTAGATCTATAACATATTAGActaaatgataataaaaataaataaaaaaaaaacttttagtaTTCATTCATGTTCGCATTATTAAAAGTAGTAAATCACATACACTAATTCCACAACAGTTCACTTCCACACAATTCAACCATATACGATGATAAAATTCTCAACTTTGTCAAATTCccattaaaaattcaaacaaagaaCAAACGGGTTGTATAAACTAACTGAAACATGTGAactaaacataaattacaagaaactaaaaaccataataattagaaaaacaataatttgTAACTCCATATGACTTGTAGAATTTATGAACATTTATAATGCAGAATGCCAAGACctaattttttgataaagaaacacaaatttaaattgaaaaataatcaCAATGCAAGAGATTTGATTTGTGCATATATTGTCATTTACTGGCTCCTTATTAATTCCAATACCCGCTCATATTCATTGAGCGGTAAGACAATCCACTACAAAGAAtggtaaaagaaaaacaatcaaACAGTTCCAagtatcttctttttcttttttcttttttttggttggtagTTCCACGTGCGGTAACAACATGAAAAGGAAGAAGCACTAAACGTTTATCCTACCACAGACATGCAAACAgtaaaaacgaaaagaaaacaaaggaagaaagaaaagacaagaaggaataattattaaagaaaaacaacgCATGCTCTAACAATTACCAGAAGTCGAAGCAGCATCGCCTCTGTCGGTGATCTCATAATCCCCTGCTTTCCAAAACTGCTTGCAATCACATaaatttactcaaaaaaaaaaaaagtatggaaaaTCTCAGCTATAAGAACCGATTCgaagcaaaaatttaaacttcaatGGAAATCCCCCCTAAATTAAAATCCCAAATCAGAccaattaaaagagaaaaattcttACTTTGTCTCCTACGGAAGGGCACCCATAGCCATCAACAGCCCAAACCCGAAAACTCGATCTCTCGGACTCgtcttctctctctgtttctctccgCTCGCAGTTATAATAGCTTATTTGAGACTGAAACGGTTAATAAGAAACGGTATTGGTAGAAGAAATCGTCATTCGGTTTGGGTGTTAGAGAATGAGAAAATTGAGAGgaattttgagagaaaatttgagagaaaattttcaagatagcaaatccatttttttgttctttttctgtCGAAGAagtgtgaagaaaaaaagagtgagGTATTGAGTTTCGTAGATTAAGggaaatttgggaaaaagagatcGAAAGAGATAAGAGAAATGAGGACAAACCGAATTTTTTGCTGGAAATCCAGCTAATAGACTGATAGAGTTGGTAGAAccaataaccgctaggcggttatagcgatTAGACGGTTAGTAATGCGGTTAGACGATTAGGCGGTtgacggttatagcggttagcgaacGATTTTTAACCGTCCGCTTTTGCACCCCTATCAACTGCCACCCCTGTGATAGAGTTGGTAGATTCATTTCATCACCCAAACAAAATATTGTCCAATGCGGCATGACAAAATTACACGTgattccttctttcttttttttttttttttaagtacgtGATTCCTCGTTAAGTCATCGAGAGTCTCGACGAACAATTGAAGGGCTAAAGGGAATTTCAATATCGAACAAAATTCATTGTTTTGTGTTGCGCATTGGCTCTTTTTAtgtataaagataaaaaaaataagttgtatttttgatacattttgatagtttagtgtgctattttagtatttttttaaacaatattgTAATTCACAAACGCCTGTTAggttgggttttttatttttaatttatttatatttttcccgGTTTATTAACCATTTACTTGTGATTGCCAACAATAGAACATTCAccgattaaaaaacaaaaaaaagggtacaTTAACCTACGTACGCACTCACTTACATTTGACATTTTGTCCTAACAATATAATAATTAGATTTAATCTTTTCACTAGCTTGCAAGCAAagtaaaacataaaattctaaTCTTTTCACGAGAAACTACAAATCAAAGATTCGAAGGTGGCTCCTCCAAATCGTCACCACAAACGTTATGAGTAGTGATATTTGGCCCACCGGCGTGCTTGAACAGTAAGTACGTCggtaataaaatattatttttttactgttcaaatattaataatattttaacactatcGTACTTACTATTCAAGCATGCCGGTGGGCCAAATATCACTACTCATCGTATATACCATCGAACTGATCCAATCTTCTATTTAAGTCCACACACATTGGACTCCTACAACATCAGATCGCCAAGCTTAGCCATCCATCATGGTGCATCCTCAAGTCATCCTCGTAACATTTCCCGCGCAAGGCCATATCAATCCTTCCCTCCAATTCGCCAAGCGTCTCCTTCTCTTGGGAGCACGTGTCACCTTCGTCACCACCGTCTTTGCCCACCGTTGCATCACCAAGACCCCTACTCCTGACGGATTGTCCTTCGCCACCTTCTCTGACGGCTACGACGACGGGGTTCCACCCGATTTTGACATGGACCACTACACGTCCGAGCTCAAGCGCTGCGGCTCCGAAGCTCTTACCGATCTTATTCTTTCCACCGCAAACGACGGCCGATGTTTCACGTGCTTAGTTTGCACAACATTCATCCCCTGGGCCGCCGACGTTGCTCGTGAATTTCACCTTCCATCAACGCTTCTTTGGATTCAACCTGCCACGGTTTTCAACATATACTACTACTACTTCAATGGTTACGGTGATGTCATCAGGAACAACAACAATGACCCCTCATGCTCAATAAAATTACCGGGGCTGCCATTGCTCGCTAGCCGTGACCTTCCGTCCTTTTTGCTTGCTCCAAATATGTATGCTTTGACAGTCCCAGCATTGCAAGAGCAATTTGAAGCACTTGAAAGGCAAGACAATCCCAGAATACTAGTGAATACTTTCGATGCATTAGAGGCCGAGACCTTAAGAGCGATCAAAGGATATAATTTGATTGCAGTTGGACCGTTGATTCCATCTGCTTTTTTGGATGGAAGAGATCCATCCGACACTTCTTTTGGGGGGGATCTTTTCCAAACCTCCAAGGACTACATCGAATGGCTCAACTCCAAGCCCAAATCATCCGTTATTTACGTGTCGTTTGGGAGCTTGACGGTGTTAACAAAGCAACAAAAGGAGGAGATTGCAAGCGCATTATTGGAATCCGGCCGCCCCTTCTTGTGGGTCATAAGAGCtaaggaaaatgaagaagagaaggaagaagataaATTGAGCTATAAGGAGGAATTGGAAGAAAAGGGAATGATCGTGTCGTGGTGTTCTCAGGTGGAGGTTTTGTCGCACCCCTCGTTGGGATGCTTTGTGACGCATTGTGGGTGGAATTCAACTTTGGAGAGTTTGGTTTCTGAGGTGCCTGTCGTGGCGTTTCCCCAGTGGTCGGATCAAGGGACAAATGCAAAGCTGATCGAAGACGTGTGGAAGACGGGAGTGAGGGTGACTGCAAATGAGGATGGAATTGTTGAAGCTGATGAGATCAAGAGGTGCTTGGAATTGGTTATTGGAGTTGGAGATCGGAAAGGGGAAGAAATGAGAAGGAATGCTAAGAAATGGAAGGATTTGGCTAGGAAGGCTTCCAAGGAAGGTGGCTCTTCCTATGAGAATCTTAAATCTTTTGTGGATGAGATTGGAGAAGGACTGAAAACATTTGCTTAAGGCTTGAAGCCTTGAAGGGTTTTgttccttctttattttttgttttgtttttttctttgttctgttTACATACACAAGTATTATTATATTCTGTAGCATGGTTACGTATCATATGACGATGTCACTCTTCAATTTCTATATTACAAACTATTCAAAATGTTATTAACTAGAACTAGGGGTGGAACTAGCATTTGGAGTTTTGgaggtaaaattaaaaaatttaggggtaaacAGAGTTTGgagggcaaaattaaaaaatttaagagtaaaattttaatttttaaaaatctgaCGGATGGGCTCAtattaactaaaattaaaattccaGGGGCTCAAATTGAGtgattttgaagttttgggAGGCTTGTCAAATTGCGTGATAGTTCAAAGGTTTAAAGTAAAGCtacccatttctttttttctttttgacttgaaaaatgatagaaatattttctataattgattGCATAAATTTCTACGCACATATGACTAATGTATCCCTACATCGTGAGAAAAAACTTTGATTATGACAAATGATATGAGATAAACTTATCGATTATGAGTATTTTGTGGGATATAACATATCTGAAATATGACACTAAATGAACATGAgatatgttatttaatagactctTATACAACTGTTATACAATTataatgatgtgacagtaaaaattaactattaaatttttcttattataaGCTCATATAAATCCAAAAGGTTAATTTTTACTTTCAAATCGTTATATTTCTTTAAGAGAACAAATTTTACCTTGTCCAATTGAGGTCATATCTGTCTACTTGTTTGGTCAGAAAGTCAATAATTATCTTATAATCAGctactttttttattagtattgtAAAACGCTATGCCAACTCTAAATAtgtgtttatcacaatttatcgCAATAAAGCAGGTAGACACGAATATTTTTGTGGTGAAGAGGAAACTTTTTAGAAatcgatctaaaagtaaaatctctaTGAGGCAGTCAAACTCcgaaaatcactattaaaagaTATTCGGAGATTATAGACACTAGGAATACTTACAAACCGATATAAGACCTTAActttgtaagatcgacaagcctacaactatatatatatatatatataatccttaAACATAATCCTTAGATTTGGCcctattaataaaatttgatgtGGAGGGCGTGCCACAACCTTCTCACAACAAAAGATAAGCTGCTCAAGCGTAAAGTAGCTAGTAACAGACCCTTCATGTCCCATGTGTACTCTTGAAGCTGAAACTATTTAATTATCACATACTACTGTGGGATTGCTCCTCTGTGAGAGATGTGTGGGGATCGAGTGAGAGATCCATTCAGAAATTTTGTCACCTTAATTGGACCGGACTTTCTTCATGTGGCTGAGGACGTCCTAATAAATCACGTACGGCTAGGAGACTCTCACTACGTTCATACGTACAGCCAGGAAGACATGGTTCCGGAGGAATGCTTTTGTCCACGATGCAGTACTAGTGTTTGCTCACCCTGATAGCATAGTGAGGCTACGGAAGAATTCAGAAGGGCCCAGGAGTTATCTTCTTCATGTCAACCGACCGAAATGCAAATGCTACTGCTCTTGGTTTAGCTAAGGGGGCATCAAAACTAGTTGTAGATAGGGATTGGATGGGGAAAACCCCCCTAACTGTATCTGTgatattaattaatgagatggaAAAAATTCCTCCATCCCATGAATGATTAATGAAAGTCACAATATTATTTCAACAAATGACAATATAATAATTAGCTTTAATCTTTCCAGTAGCTTGCAAGCAAAGCAAAACGTAAAATtctaagagaaatgctaaaggcccaacttttttacCCAACAAAAGTCTaacttttaccctttattttttttctaaaaaaaacaaaatgaaaaatggaaaaaatgtctgaagcaaccctatctatttttttgcctttcttttatttaatatttttttaaaaatgaaaaatagtatttttcttcataataatgacattttcttaaaaaaatgacattattatgaaaaaaataccaattttcatttttaaaaaaataccaaataaaagaaagacaaaaaatagatagggttgcttcaaacatttttttcattttttattttattttattttttaaaaataaataaggtaaaagttggacttttgttgggtaAAAAAGTTGGGTCTCTATCATTCCTCAAATTCTAAACATATTGGTCCGGCCACTACTTTTGTCCGTTTGACATTTGTTGATTACTACCGGGTTATAGGGAGCAGCATTTTCTTGCATGTTTCAATAGATTATGATTTCATGAGCTAGACCAATATATTACAGGGTAGAAATTTCCTTCTAATTGGTCCGGAGGAAATATCCTTTAACCCataaatagtgtcaagtgtctataaacatttaaaagatacattaaatttaatgagattaagaatttaatatgcattttaaatatttatagaaacttaacactattttatatgagttggaggatatttctttCGTACtgattttaaagaaatttttatcctatattatataagcattattataaatatatgtatacaAATTAAACACTTCATCAATCACATTAACAATGATAATTTCAAGATGAGATGTTAATCTACACCAATAGATTATTATAATAAATCACATTCACCAACTATTTTTACATTATTATGGATAATAAAgctataattttttggttttaacaCGGCAAGAAGTGACCGGTGATAGGATACGAAATGATCATATTAATTGAACATGATtcctgcaatatatatatagattattatAATAAATCACATTCACCAACTATTTTTAcattattatgaataataaagctataattttttggttttaacaCGGCAAGAAGTGACCGGTGATAAGATACGAAATGATCATATTAATTGAAGATGATtcctacaatatatatatatatatatatagattattatAATAAATCACACTCACAACTACTTTTACATTATTATGGATAATAAAgctataattttttggttttaacaCGACAAGAAGTGACCCGTGATAAGATACGAAATGATCATATTAATTGAACATGATtcctacaatatatatatatatatacacaccaaTAGATTATTATAATAAATCACATTCACCAACtatttttacattattattaataataaagctataattttttggttttaacaCGACAAGAAGTGACTAGTGATAAGATACGAAATGATCATATTAATTGCACATGATTCCTAcaaaatatatacatcattatcaTCGTTGATATATATTTATCAGCAATGACATATGTTGATGTggatatgagttttttttttttttttttaaatagctattaaaaataaataaatataacattaaCTATGACATTATGGTCAATTCAGGGATTGAGCCAGCTTTAAATTTAGGAAGGGACTaagaatcaaaatttttttgggagggaccgattgacaaaaaaaaaaaccttaaatttttttttttcttgtaatttgggggaACTAGGGCGGTAGGACCACTCCCTATCCCCTAAATCCGTCCTTGATGGTCATCACTAATAATCATAAGTATGCTAATAAGACCATCCATGCAAGTTTGACCCATTAATTCGTCATACGAACGAgaaattacaaataaaagatTCAAAAGCTCCTCCTCCAAATCGTCACCACAAACGTCATACGATCCAATCTTCAATTTAAGTCCACCACATTGGATTCCTACCACACCAGATCGCCAAGCTTAGCCATCCATCATGGTGCATCCTCACGTCCTCCTCGTAACATTTCCCGCACAAGGCCATATCAATCCTTCCCTCCAATTCGCCAAGTGTCTCCTTCATTTGTGAGCACGTGTCACCTTCGCCACCACCGTCTTCGTCCACCGTCGCATGAACAAGACCCCTCCTCTTGATGGATTGTCTTTCGCCACCTTCTCCGACGGGTTTCAACCCGATTTTGACATGGACCAGTACTACTGCATGTCCGAGCTCAAGCGCCGCAGCTCCCAAGCTCTCACCGATCTTATTCTTTCCACCGCAAACAAGGGCCGTAGTTTCACGTGCTTAGTTTGCACAAAGCTCATCCCCTGGGCAGCCGACATAGCTCGAGAACTTCACCTTCCATTGGCGCTTCTTTGGATTCAACCCGCCACAGTTTTCAACATATACTACTACTACTTCAATGGTTACGGTGATGTCATCACAAACAACAGCAATGACCCCTCATGTTCGATACAATTACCGGGGCTGCCATTGCTCACTTGCCGTGACCTTCCCTCCTTTTTGCTTGCTTCAAATATGTATGCTTTTGCAAGCCCCAACATTGCAAAAGCAATTTGAAGCACTTGAAAGGCAAGACAATCCCAGAATACTAGTGAATACTTTTGATGCACTAGAGGCCGAGGCCTTAAGAGTGATCAAAGAATATAATTTGATTGTGGTTCGACCGTTGATTCCATCTACTTTTTTGGATGGAAGAGATCCATCCGATACTTCTTTTGTGGGGGGATCTTTTCCAAAGCTCCAAGGACTACATCGAATGGCTCGATTCCAGGCCTGAATCATCCATTATTTACGTGTCGTTCGGGAGCTTGGTGGTGTTAACAAAGCAATGAAACGAGGAGATTGCACGCGGATTGTTGGATTTACTGCCCCTTCTTATGGGTCATAAGAGCtaaggaaaatgaagaagagaaggaagaagataaATTGAGATGTACGGAGGCCAGGAATTGGAAGAAAATGGAATGATAGTGCCATGGTGTTCTTAGGTGGAGGTTTTGTTGCACCCCTCGTTGGGATGTTTTGTGACACATTGTGGGTGGGATTCAACTTCGGAGAGTTTGGTTTCTGGGGTGCCTGTCGTGGCGTTCCCCATGTGGTCGGATCAAGGGACAAATGCGAAGTTGATCGAACACGCGTGGAAGACAGGAGTGAGGGTGACTGCAAATGAGGATGGGATTGTGGAAGGTGATGAGATCAAGAGGTGCTTGGAATTGGTTATTAGAATTAGAGATCAGAAAGGGGAAGAAATGAGAAGGAATGCTACGAAATGGAAGGATTTGGCTAGGGAAGCTTCCAAGGAAGGTGGCTCTTCGTATAAGAATCTTAAATCTTTTGTGGATGAGATTGGAGGACTGAAAACATTTGCTAATTAAGGCTTGAATCCTTGAAGGGTTTTGttccttctttattttattttatttatttatttatttatatttccttTGGTCTGTTTACATACACaagtaatattatattttgtagCATATATGGTGAGGTAACATATATATGACGATCGATGTCACTTTTCAATTTCCATANNNNNNNNNNNNNNNNNNNNNNNNNNNNNNNNNNNNNNNNNNNNNNNNNNNNNNNNNNNNNNNNNNNNNNNNNNNNNNNNNNNNNNNNNNNNNNNNNNNNgaatatatattgaattttttcgaaattattttaagaaattatgaTAAACTTCAAATCGGGTTTATGTCAAGCTTAAAGACTGTCGATTTTTAAGACATGTTTCGAActaaaattatgagtttagtataCAACTTGAAAATCTGGTCTGAGCAtcaaaaatattagttttttttttttttttttttttttaacatgtctgcATGGGAGATAAATGGTGAGAGAAATTTAAACTAATGACATTTACTTCATGAAGCGTGGTTACTGGTTTCCAACTGATTCTTGAGGACAAAAAAACATTAATGTGTTAAGGCATATATGTTTAAACTCTCCAAGACCGTGGATTTTTAAGACATGTTTCGAactgaaattatgagtttaaaCTCCTCCTTTTcacacattaaaaataaataaataaaaataaacttaaaaatctGCTTCACTTAATTAGTAATCAAGCCTTTTGGGAGGATAATAGGGACGACCCATAATCTGGGGTGGCAAGAAgataaaatttagagaaatattagatattatatttttatttagagaAATAACCTTTACCAATCTTAAAAGAGATAGAAATATAGAAAAACTTGGTATTCATTTGCCATATTTGTACCTGATGGGTAagatatttttgatttttaatgaaatatataggacttctttaaaagaaaaagaaaaaagacagtTAATGTCAACACAGGGTTCGAGAAAAATGAGAACTAGATGAGATTTCCGCTTCGTCAGTTCGCAACCCTTAAAAAGCAATGTACGAGACCACAGGCACCACAAGTAGTGCGTTTTAAACTTGTTAAAGCCACATAAACttcacttcttctttttatttatttatttataaaaattcgCATGAGATTCTTTTTGCCTTCATATTTTTTCTGatatttcattatattttcaACATATTATGAATAATTTCTCTATTATAGTTTTGGCATTTCTCTAATTCAGGCAAtttattaaatacttttttgtttttttttctttatttccgaGCAAGACAATATTTCCTCGAGGAGATGTAAGATttgcaagaagaaaaaaaaaaaaaaaaaaagaagtaaaatgaaGAGAATAAGAGGGAATGGCACAAGTGTACGTTAAAGAGAAGAAATATCGTTGCTTTCACGCGCTATGCAGGCCCCACCACCCTTCCTATTAACTCAGAAGCGCCAGCCCCCTTGGATCCCTTGTGTTGTCCAGTCAACCTCCATTCAAGATCACAACAAGCCCTGTTTCTCCATGGCCGCTCAAACCCTTTCATCACCTTCCAAATCTCGTTGGAATCACGACgttttcttgagttttagaggtgAAGACACTCGTAAAAACTTCACCGATCATCTCTACACAGCCTTGGTGCGTGCCGGAATTCACACTTTCCGAGACGACGAAGAGCTTCCTAGAGGAGAGCACATTTCTACAGAATTGCTCAAAGCTATTAACGGATCAAGGATTTCTATTGTCGTTTTCTCCAAAGACTATGCTTCTTCTCGTTGGTGTCTTGATGAGCTTGTGGAGATCATGCATTGTAAGAATACCATAGGCCAAACTCTTCTCCCAATATTTTATGACGTGAATCCCTCCGATGTGCGAAAACAAACCGGAACTTTTGCAAAAGCATTTTCAAGTCATGAAGAGCGATTTCAGGCGGAGATGGAAAGAGTGCAGAAGTGGAGAGTAGCACTTACTGAAGCTGCAAACTATTCTGGCTGGGATCTTCAAAATATTGCAAATGGGTATTATGTTAACCTCTCTTGTGTGTTTTTTCCTgcatttgtcttttttttttttttttcttttaaatgatggaggaaaattcataaaaattaaagctGAGCAGAAATGGATTGagaaaatttaaacaaaaatttctcgaaaaatattttaaatccaaatttaatttatgatttcgtcaatcaaaaaaatttcaaactaatttgGCATGGTTtagtataattaaaattttctaacaTATATGAAATAAGTATAATTAAGTTTACAATTTACTATCAACTTGAGCCTTTTGAATTAGTGATAATTTAACGTGTTATTAGAGTAAATGTTTTGAATTTAAACATTGTCTTTATCGTTTtaccaattttaattaaatattccacgaaTTTGGTTTCACTTGATGAGGGAAGTGCGAGCCCAATCATAAAGGAGAGTAttagaattttaatttaaataattaaatctgctatttatttattctcttaaacttttgaaattagGGGTGATTTAATATTCTCATATGATTCCAAAGTTAGATAATCCATCACGTTGAATGATTTGCAGATAGTTTGGGGGCAACCCTATCCAATGGCCCAAACAATACACCAANNNNNNNNNNNNNNNNNNNNNNNNNNNNNNNNNNNNNNNNNNNNNNNNNNNNNNNNNNNNNNNNNNNNNNNNNNNNNNNNNNNNNNNNNNNNNNNNNNNNtatatatttcattaaaaatcaaaaatatctTACCCATCAAGTACAAATATGGCAAATGAATACAAAGTTTTTCTATATTTCTGTCTCTTTTAAGATTGGTAAAGGTTATTtctctaaataaaaatataatatctaatatttctctaaattttatcTTCTTGCCACCCAAGATTATGGGTCGTCCCTATTATCCTCCCGAAAGGCGATTACTAATTAAGTGAAGCagatttttaagtttatttttaatatgtgaaaaGGAGGAGTTTAAACTCGTAATTTCAGTTCGAAACATGTCTTAAAAACCCACGGTCTTGGAGAGTTTAAACATGCcttaacacattttttttttatttttttgtcctcAAGAATCAATTGGGAACCAGTAACCACTCTTCATGAAATAAAtgtcattagttcaaatttcTCTCCCCATTTATCTCTcgtgcggacatgttaaaaaaaaaaaaaaaaacctaatatttTTTATGCTCAAACCAGATTTTCAAGTTGtatactaaactcataattttagTTTGAAGCATGTCTTAAAAACCGACTGTCTTTAAGCTTGACATAAACCCGATTTGAAGTTAATCATAATTTCGAAAAAATAATTTcgaaaaaattcaatatatattctTCCAAGAAGTGAATCAAGAGTAGCCAAAAGTATGTAGTACAATCAAGAGaccatgttctttttttttcttttttctttttttttttctgaagtgAATCAAGAGACCATGTCAAGAAACGAAGgttattgattaaatgattattcTATTCCTTTCATCTCCTTCCATTACCTTAATAAGTAGTAGCTATGGACGTACATGAGACGTGGTGAAGTCCTTACAGCAATGCACttgttcatttcaattaaagTCCTTTCATTCTTGTGCTTCAGACTCCATCCTGGACCTTTTAGGGCACT
This window encodes:
- the LOC132178375 gene encoding TMV resistance protein N-like; translated protein: MQAPPPFLLTQKRQPPWIPCVVQSTSIQDHNKPCFSMAAQTLSSPSKSRWNHDVFLSFRGEDTRKNFTDHLYTALVRAGIHTFRDDEELPRGEHISTELLKAINGSRISIVVFSKDYASSRWCLDELVEIMHCKNTIGQTLLPIFYDVNPSDVRKQTGTFAKAFSSHEERFQAEMERVQKWRVALTEAANYSGWDLQNIANG
- the LOC132178374 gene encoding phloretin 4'-O-glucosyltransferase-like — its product is MVHPQVILVTFPAQGHINPSLQFAKRLLLLGARVTFVTTVFAHRCITKTPTPDGLSFATFSDGYDDGVPPDFDMDHYTSELKRCGSEALTDLILSTANDGRCFTCLVCTTFIPWAADVAREFHLPSTLLWIQPATVFNIYYYYFNGYGDVIRNNNNDPSCSIKLPGLPLLASRDLPSFLLAPNMYALTVPALQEQFEALERQDNPRILVNTFDALEAETLRAIKGYNLIAVGPLIPSAFLDGRDPSDTSFGGDLFQTSKDYIEWLNSKPKSSVIYVSFGSLTVLTKQQKEEIASALLESGRPFLWVIRAKENEEEKEEDKLSYKEELEEKGMIVSWCSQVEVLSHPSLGCFVTHCGWNSTLESLVSEVPVVAFPQWSDQGTNAKLIEDVWKTGVRVTANEDGIVEADEIKRCLELVIGVGDRKGEEMRRNAKKWKDLARKASKEGGSSYENLKSFVDEIGEGLKTFA